Proteins encoded by one window of Dermochelys coriacea isolate rDerCor1 chromosome 13, rDerCor1.pri.v4, whole genome shotgun sequence:
- the KCNK15 gene encoding potassium channel subfamily K member 15, producing MKRQNLRTVSLILCIFSYLLVGAAVFDALESEVESGRRRLLEQKRGELRRKYRFSADDYRELERLVLQAEPHRAGGQWKFAGSFYFAITVITTIGYGHAAPGTDAGKVFCMFYAILGIPLTLVMFQSLGERMNTLVRLLLKKIKKCLGMKKTNISMENMVLVGFLSCMGTLCVGAAAFSYFEGWTFFHAYYYCFITLTTIGFGDFVALQKNEALQKKPPYVAFSFMYILVGLTVIGAFLNLVVLRFLTMNSEDERRDAEERASLRRVRNNIHLKAKEDSKNRDAIFLPTEDRTSQMNLIPLMQEDADKPRCHSSNSTARVPSFCTCLCYRPRLCGSPAPSHPETLSCHTNPVYYNSISYKIDEVSLSTRDPTGFSSPGSTLSSNSPSCREHHRLRRKSI from the exons ATGAAGCGGCAGAACCTGCGCACGGTCTCGCTGATCCTCTGCATCTTCTCCTACCTGCTGGTGGGCGCCGCCGTCTTCGACGCGCTGGAGTCGGAGGTGGAGAGCGGCCGCCGGCGGCTGCTGGAGCAGAAGCGGGGCGAGCTCCGCAGGAAGTACCGCTTCTCGGCCGACGACTACCGCGAGCTGGAGCGGCTGGTGCTGCAGGCCGAGCCGCACCGCGCCGGCGGGCAGTGGAAGTTCGCCGGCTCCTTCTACTTCGCCATCACGGTCATCACCACCATCG GTTATGGACATGCTGCCCCAGGCACAGATGCTGGCAAAGTTTTCTGCATGTTCTATGCAATCCTTGGCATCCCCCTCACACTGGTTATGTTCCAAAGTCTTGGGGAACGCATGAACACCTTAGTCCGGTTACTGCTGAAGAAAATAAAGAAGTGTCTGGGCATGAAGAAGACTAACATCTCTATGGAAAACATGGTCTTAGTAGGCTTCCTGTCTTGCATGGGGACACTGTGTGTTGGAGCAGCTGCCTTCTCTTATTTTGAGGGCTGGACCTTCTTCCATGCTTACTATTACTGTTTCATAACGCTGACCACTATTGGGTTTGGAGACTTTGTAGCTCTGCAGAAAAACGAAGCTTTGCAGAAGAAGCCACCATATGTGGCTTTCAGCTTCATGTACATCTTGGTCGGTTTGACTGTAATTGGTGCTTTCCTAAACTTAGTTGTTCTTAGGTTTTTGACTATGAACTCAGAAGATGAGAGGCGGGATGCAGAAGAGAGGGCATCCCTGAGGAGAGTCAGGAACAACATCCACTTGAAAGCTAAGGAAGACAGTAAGAACAGAGATGCTATTTTTCTACCCACAGAAGACAGGACAAGTCAAATGAACCTCATCCCACTGATGCAGGAAGATGCTGATAAACCAAGATGCCACTCTTCAAACTCCACTGCCAGAGTCCCTTCCTTCTGCACGTGTTTGTGCTACAGACCACGGCTGTGtgggagccctgccccctcccatccagAGACCCTCAGCTGCCACACCAATCCAGTTTACTATAACTCCATTTCTTACAAAATCGATGAGGTCTCCCTGAGCACGAGGGATCCCACTGGTTTCTCCTCCCCTGGGAGCACTTTATCGTCCaacagccccagctgcagggaaCACCACCGCCTGCGAAGGAAATCCATCTAA